The DNA sequence CAGCGCCGGGCCTCAagaccccccctcccaacagatcagggatatccctgcttcagcacaggtggctcaatcagtcctgcttcagcacaggtggctcaatcaaaccctgcttcagcacaggtgactcaatcagtccctgcttcagcacaggtgactcaatcagtccctgcttcagcacaggtggctcaatcagtagctcagtctttggctgagctactggttgagccacctgtgctgaagctgggatatcctttaaacctgacctgttgggtgggggaggggggcttgaggaccggagttaaGCCCCCCCCTAACATAATGCACCCTTAATGTTGATTTGCGGCTTCTGATGACCCAACGTATATTATACAGCGGAGCAGCGTCTCCGACGCGCTCCTACGAGCTCCCGGCCTGCCCATCTTTCTACGGTGGCGGCACTGCTATAGCGTTGAATCAGGTGATGGGGGTGAACTTCTAAAGGGCAACCACTAGATGGCAGCACCAGAGTCAACTGCAAAATGACTGCCTGCAAGGGGAGCGGTGCGTATCTAGCGCCAAGATCTGACGCGCAGCTGTGCACGCAAGGTGGCAGTGGGCTTTTTACATCAATTCCCTTATTGACCGGTGGCAACGAGGCACTGCCAGTAACATCACATATATATTCAGCCTCAGTGTGGGGGGTGTAAAAATGTTGCAGGCAGGAACATGGTCTCATGCCACCTCATTCCAACACCCAACTACACAAAGTCTCCATATCTAAGCTGGGTCTTGTGTTGCAGTGGGTGCTGGGCAGTGGGTGGGCATCACAGCACCATGGTAGGGATGTGATGTGCCAGGGAGGCAGGGTGTGGTACTGGTAGGGTAGGGGAATGGACCTGCATGGAGCCATTGGGTGGGCGGTGCCGGGCGCTCTTCTGGTGAGCCCGGAGCCCGGCCAGCTGCGAGTAGGCGCTCTGGCACACCTGGCACTTGTACGGGCGCTCCCCCGTGTGCAGGCGCACGTGGTTACGCAGGGTGGAGGACTGGCTGAAGCGACGGTTGCAAAAGCGGCACACGAAGGGCTTGTCCAGCGTGTGGATCCGCATGTGCGAGCGCAAGTTGCTGCGGGAGTTGAAGCCACGGTGGCAGATCACGCAGCGCATCCGCCCAGCAACCGCTGATGCAGAGGTATCGATAGGGCCAAACTcatctggggagagagagagagagacaatgagatAATGGTCACGGGGGTTTAATAATAGTAACACCTGGTTTCAAAAGGGTCGGCATTTATTCAACATAAAGCTCTCTGGGCCGTGAATTAACTCTGATACACATACAAAAACTATCTGCTACTTCCATCACACTTTAACCGCAGGACTGAGACAATCATTAGGCGAGGACGAACTCTGGGCAGATATTTCAGTTTGTATTGTCCCTGGTTTTACCTTTCATGCTGGGTCTTCTTCTACCTGCCTGTTGTGACCCCCACGCTTGCATCGTGCTAAGTCTTTAAATCCGTGTGTACATGTTCCAACAGCGAAAAGAATAACCCCAATGACAAAAACTATAAGGTAGAGGCCCTGACTGAAGGGGGCAAAAGCAAATAAAGTAACAATACCTTCatccaggggttctcaacgccaGTACTCGAGAccccccgacaggtcaggttttcaggatacccctgcttcagcccaggtggctcaatcagtggctcagtcaagactgagccactgattgagccacctgtgctgaagctgaagcagggataccctgaaaacctgacctgttgggaggtctcgAGTACTGGGGTACtcgagtcgaagactgagcctctgattgagccacttgtgctgaagcagagatatcgtgaaaacctgagtagttggtggcccttgaggactggagtcgagaacCCCTGTCTTAATCCCCTTCTGTACATGAGTTATTCTTCTATAAGGTGCTGTAGCCCCCACCTCACTGCAGTCCCATTTTATACAGGGGGACCACTTTACATGTACACGTGATGCTAGTAGTTCTACATTTCCATCTCGGAGATGAGCGTGATATATGCCTTGTGGCTTGAGCTAATTCATTGCTTGGATAGTTGTTTGATGCAATAGATACCCTAGTCCTAGTGTATAACCCCTTTAACAGTGTGAAGAAAGCCCTTTACGGAATAAGTGAGGGTTGACTAGTAGGCCCAGAGAGCAGGCGACTTGTAACCCTGAAGACTTACCATGCTTGTTCTTCTTCTGCTCCTCTTCCATTCCTGGGACCCCCGGGATTCCAAGGAACGTGTTCTGGGAGTTCCCGTACCACACCAACAGCTCCTGATCTGGTGGGATTGTCTGCATAGAAAACGACACATTAAGGACCATGGAAACATGTCTGATGGGACAGATGGAAGCAATGGGTTTGTGTGCGCCACATTAAAACATATTTGCAAGGACATGAACCTCAAAACAGCCACCCAAGCCGCACAACTGAACATATACCTAAATACATGGCACTGTGTAGAGGACAACTGAGAACTACTGAGCATTTCCCACGGTCTAAAGCTTCTTCTATGTAGACCATAAAGTCCAACAAAAACATTGACGAGGCTCCCACAATAATTAAAGAGGAACATCTCCACTGCCACCCACTATTATTTCCGATCACCGAAAGCTGGATGTTTATTGAATGACATGCATTGTGATATTGACATGTCACCTGTTACTCCATTAGCAATACACGAGTCTAGCTCTCACATCTGAGGAGGGAGTAGTCGTTATGTGGTCTATGAATGGCTAGCACCTTCAAGCTGAACACTCGCAAGCTATTGAAATGTCCGTAGGAATTTGTTTCCTCCATAAATGGAACGGAGCATGTGACCTTTGGCCATTCAAGCTGCACGACACCTCTGAGGCCCCGGAAACATCCCCAACTGGTGTTGTACATCACGTTCCAGATGTGTCACACAGGGTCTCAGTGCAAAGTGTTCACATAAAGCAGGGAATTTCTTTTATATAATCCAAGAAACGGGTTTGTGGTCTGATGCTCTCTTAGATATACAACGCTACCtctcctgtgactctccctcGTCAGCTCCTTGGTTACCAAGGACATCTGAACAGAAGCTTATTTTACGTGGATAAAACAGGAGGCCAGTGAATAGAGAAGTTCAGGCTGCTGGTTGTCTGCGTATGTTGATTGCTCTGAACAATGTAGCAATGGGGACGACCTTGAACCAAACAGAATAGAGCCTAGGGCAGATGTGGGGAGACCTGATCTAGGGGTGCTATGATCCTGCATTTCTGTTCTCCACGTCAGAGCCCAGTGTCTGAGGTTAAGTGGAAAATAGAAGAGGCTGAAACGGCATCGTATGGAccaagggaaaaaaaagacaTCACTTGTCAGGAGAAAATCAACAAATGGTTGGTAGTAACGATCCTTTTATTAGCTAACTGTTGTTTATAGATGAAGCTACCAGGACCACTCAAACCCCTTCTTCTGCTTCGTCTGAAAAAGACATCTATAAACATCGCTTAGCTCACCAAGGTATTCTCTCTACCAAACCATTTGTTGGATgccaaattgattttttttttgttctgctAGATAACACTGTAATCCCGCTGTATGACTTAATGCTTGATGACCCCATTCTTGCAGCTGAGGCTGCTCTGCCGTGATCATTTAGAGACTCTCATGATTTGTAAAGATCAAGGACAGGTCCCCCCAAATCTGTAaaaagggttgccaggtggcccCAAGGTGTGTAAAGATGAGGGACAGGAAGCCTGAATATCTGTATAGATAGGGCGACAGGAAGCCTGAATGACTGTAAAGATGGGCGACAGGAAGCCTGAATGACTGTAAAGATGGGCGACAGGAAGCCTGAATGACTGTTAAGATGGGGGACAGGAAGCCTGAATGACTGTAAAGATGGGCGACAGGAAGCCTGAATGACTGTTAAGATGGGGGACAGGAAGCCTGAATGACTGTAAAGATGGGCGACAGGAAGCCTGAATGACTGTTAAGATGGGGGACAGGAAGCCTGAATGACTGTTAAGATGGGGGACAGGAAGCCTGAATATCTGTATAGATAGGGCGACAGGAAGCCTGAATGACTGTTAAGATGGGGGGCAGGAAGCCTGAATGACTGTAAAGATGGGGGGACAGGAAGCATGAATGACTGTAAAGATGGGGGGACAGGAAGCCTGAATGACTGTTAAGTTTGGGGGACAGGAAGCCTGAATGACTGTAAAGATGGGGGGACAGGAAGCCTGAATGACTGTAAAGATGGGGGGGACAGGAAGCCTGAATGACTGTTAAGATGGGGGACAGGAAGCCTGAATGACTGTAAAGATGGGGGACAGGAAGCCTGAATGACTGTTAAGATGGGGGACAGGAAGCCTGAATGACTGTAAAGATGGGCGACAGGAAGCCTGAATGACTGTGAAGATGGGGGACAGGAAGCCTGAATGACTGTAAAGATGGGGGACAGGAAGCCTGAATGACTGTAAAGATGGGGGGACAGGAAGCCTGAATGACTGTAAAGATGGGGGGACAGGAAGCCTGAATGACTGTAAAGATGGGGGGACAGGAAGCCTGAATGACTGTTAAGATGGGGGGCAGGAAGCCTGAATGACTGTAAAGATGGGGGGACAGGAAGCATGAATGACTGTAAAGATGGGGGGACAGGAAGCCTGAATGACTGTTAAGTTTGGGGGACAGGAAGCCTGAATGACTGTAAAGATGGGGGGACAGGAAGCCTGAATGACTGTAAAGATGGGGGGGACAGGAAGCCTGAATGACTGTTAAGATGGGGGACAGGAAGCCTGAATGACTGTAAAGATGGGGGACAGGAAGCCTGAATGACTGTTAAGATGGGGGACAGGAAGCCTGAATGACTGTTAAGATGGGGGACAGGAAGCCTGAATGACTGTTAAGATGGGGGACAGGAAGCCTGAATGACTGTTAAGATGGGGGACAAGCATCTCTTTTCCCCCTATTGATGCCCGACTTGTGCCCTCCCGAACTCACCTCAATGGCTTTGTAGAAGATGCTGTTCCCAATCTGGACCACCTCCAGGTTCTGCTCCTGCTCGTTGCGTGCGCACTTGATGTACGTCATCCAGCTGCGGTGATCCTCCTGGCTGGCATCGATGAAATAACGCACCGTGCCATCCTCATTAAACACCTGGAAGGGGCGCAGAGAGAGTCCGGGGTCACCCTGCGCTGTGtaagccgccgccgccgccacagaCCACCTTAAAGAATC is a window from the Ascaphus truei isolate aAscTru1 unplaced genomic scaffold, aAscTru1.hap1 HAP1_SCAFFOLD_650, whole genome shotgun sequence genome containing:
- the PRDM12 gene encoding PR domain zinc finger protein 12; its protein translation is MGGRTGAACVVTPLTLPVPPEVQKLSSLVLPSEVIIAQSSIPGEGLGIFSKTWIKAGTEMGPFTGRVISPEHVDLCKNNNLMWEVFNEDGTVRYFIDASQEDHRSWMTYIKCARNEQEQNLEVVQIGNSIFYKAIETIPPDQELLVWYGNSQNTFLGIPGVPGMEEEQKKNKHDEFGPIDTSASAVAGRMRCVICHRGFNSRSNLRSHMRIHTLDKPFVCRFCNRRFSQSSTLRNHVRLHTGERPYKCQVCQSAYSQLAGLRAHQKSARHRPPNGSMQVHSPTLPVPHPASLAHHIPTMVL